A genomic stretch from Gopherus evgoodei ecotype Sinaloan lineage chromosome 18, rGopEvg1_v1.p, whole genome shotgun sequence includes:
- the LOC115636981 gene encoding chloride channel protein ClC-Kb-like: MAMAGSWRVRREHHAAQEEAERILVLEESWRPWPRTRRTIRGCLECVKRQLFRVGDDWYFLFFLGVIMALISFAMDFTVSRVSNAHKWLYQELGDHLLLKYLSWTMYPIALSAFSTGFSQSITPHSGGSGIPELKTILTGVMLEEYLAIKNFGAKVVGLTCTLACGSTIFLGKVGPFVHLSSMIAAYLGKIRTSVVGEYENKSKQMEMLVAAAAVGVATVFGAPISGVLFSIEVMSSHFAVRDYWRGFFSATCGAFMFRLLAVFNSEQETITALFKTNFKIDFPFDLPETFFFMVLGGICGILSCAYLFCQRWLLGYVRRNMITAKLLATDKPIYSSLVALLLASITFPPSLGHFMASRLSMKEHLTSLFDNQTWGLLSQNASLARPPQVDPENLWIEWWEPSITIYGSLALFLVMKFWMLILATTMPMPAGYFMPLFVYGAAIGRLVGEVVAFLFPHGIQLEGVVNTITPGGYALAGAAAFSGSVTHTLSTALLAFEVTGQITHILPVILAVLVANAIAQKFQPSFYDGTIIVKKLPYLPRIRSRHIGSYSVTTCQFMNTHFAVLAKGASFEEVLRVVTSTDDLEYPIVESTESLMLVGMVQRTELVRYLHTHDEAKPSPQEPGEKPCSSGTLGDDCAIEPITLQLSPWTSLHQAHNLFELLNLQRVFVTSLGRVVGAVSRSEMKKAIEDLANPKTLK, from the exons ATGGCGATGGCAGGGTCCTGGAGGGTGCGGAGGGAGCACCATGCTGCCCAGGAGGAGGCGGAGAGGATTCTAGTGCTAGAAGAAAGCTGGAGGCCCTGGCCCAGAACACGCAGGACAATCCGAG GCTGCCTGGAGTGTGTGAAGCGCCAGCTGTTCCGTGTCGGTGATGACTGGTACTTCCTCTTTTTCCTGGGGGTGATAATGGCGCTGATCAGTTTCGCCATGGATTTCACGGTCTCCAGGGTATCGAACG CACACAAGTGGCTTTACCAAGAGCTCGGGGATCACTTACTGCTGAAGTACTTGTCCTGGACTATGTACCCGATTGCCCTGTCCGCCTTCTCCACTGGCTTCTCTCAGAGCATCACTCCACACTCAGGAG GCTCTGGCATCCCGGAGCTCAAGACCATTCTCACCGGAGTCATGCTGGAGGAGTACCTGGCCATTAAAAACTTTGGAGCCAAAGTGGTGGGGCTGACCTGCACCCTCGCGTGTGGGAGCACTATATTCCTCGGCAAAGTT ggCCCCTTTGTGCATCTCTCCAGCATGATCGCAGCGTATTTAGGAAAGATCCGAACGTCTGTCGTTGGGGAGTATGAG AACAAGAGCAAGCAGATGGAGATGCTGGTGGCAGCCGCTGCTGTTGGAGTCGCGACTGTCTTCGGGGCTCCTATTAGCG GGGTCCTGTTCAGCATTGAGGTGATGTCATCCCACTTCGCAGTCAGGGACTATTGGAGGGGCTTCTTCTCTGCCACCTGTGGAGCCTTCATGTTCCGCCTGCTCGCCGTCTTCAACAGTGAACAAG AAACCATCACTGCTCTATTCAAGACCAATTTTAAGATTGATTTCCCATTTGATCTCCCAGAGACCTTCTTCTTCATGGTGCTCGG GGGGATCTGTGGGATTCTAAGCTGTGCGTATCTCTTCTGTCAGCGCTGGCTCCTGGGATACGTCCGGAGGAACATGATCACCGCCAAGCTGCTGGCTACAGA CAAGCCCATTTATTCCTCCCTGGTGGCCCTCCTGCTCGCCTCCATCACAttccctcccagcctggggcacTTCATGGCATCCAGG CTCAGCATGAAGGAGCACCTCACCTCCCTCTTTGACAACCAGACGTGGGGCCTTCTGTCCCAGAACGCATCGCTGGCCAGGCCTCCTCAAGTCGACCCTGAAAACCTGTGGATTGAGTGGTGGGAGCCCAGCATCACCATCTATGGCAGCCTGGCGCTTTTCCTGGTGATGAAG TTCTGGATGCTGATCTTGGCCACCACCATGCCGATGCCAGCTGGGTACTTCATGCCGCTCTTTGTATACG GTGCTGCAATCGGGCGTTTGGTGGGGGAAGTGGTCGCCTTTCTCTTCCCCCATGGTATCCAGTTGGAGGGCGTAGTTAACACCATCACTCCGGGAGGCTACGCGCTGGCCG GGGCAGCAGCGTTTTCGGGCTCGGTCACACACACCCTGTCCACTGCCCTGCTGGCCTTTGAAGTGACCGGGCAGATCACCCATATCTTGCCCGTCATCCTGGCTGTGCTGGTTGCCAATGCTATAGCCCAGAAGTTTCAGCCCTCCTTCTACGACGGCACCATCATCGTGAAGAAACTGCCCTATCTGCCCCGGATCAGGAGCCGACACATCGG CTCCTACAGCGTGACCACTTGCCAGTTCATGAACACCCACTTTGCAGTCCTGGCCAAGGGCGCCAGCTTTGAAGAGGTCCTCAGGGTCGTGACCTCTACCGATGACCTGGAGTACCCCATTGTGGAGAGCACAG AGTCTTTGATGCTGGTGGGCATGGTGCAAAGAACTGAGCTGGTCAGGTATCTCCACACCCACGATGAAGCCAAGCCATCCCCCCAGGAGCCAGGTGAGAAG CCTTGCTCCAGCGGGACGCTGGGGGACGACTGCGCCATCGAGCCAATAACTCTCCAGCTGTCACCTTGGACATCTCTGCACCAG gCTCACAACCTGTTTGAATTGCTGAACCTGCAGCGTGTCTTCGTCACGTCCTTGGGGAGGGTCGTCGGGGCCGTCTCTCGGAGCGAG ATGAAGAAGGCGATTGAAGACCTGGCAAATCCGAAGACGTTGAAGTGA